A single Kribbella aluminosa DNA region contains:
- a CDS encoding putative quinol monooxygenase gives MTVYTLGLWTVRPGHEEEFVRAWTDLAEQTKLEFPDEQATLLRDGDQPNLFISFGPWTSIAQIDQWRASDTFKNGVGQIRALIDDFVPHTMHPVAGID, from the coding sequence ATGACTGTGTACACCCTCGGGCTGTGGACGGTGCGGCCTGGGCACGAGGAAGAATTCGTTCGCGCTTGGACCGACCTCGCCGAGCAGACGAAACTCGAGTTCCCCGATGAGCAAGCCACCCTGCTGCGTGACGGCGATCAGCCGAACCTATTCATCAGTTTCGGGCCGTGGACCTCGATCGCCCAGATCGACCAGTGGCGAGCATCGGACACCTTCAAGAACGGCGTCGGACAGATCCGCGCGCTCATCGACGACTTCGTACCCCACACAATGCACCCAGTTGCCGGCATCGACTAG
- a CDS encoding InlB B-repeat-containing protein: MPIEHDFWRFYRPLLRPGTYEVGAQVTVTAAPRSDSVFRDWTVNGAVVATTPSYIFTVTTDQILTANFTPK; the protein is encoded by the coding sequence TTGCCGATCGAACACGACTTCTGGCGCTTCTACCGCCCACTGTTGCGCCCCGGAACGTACGAGGTCGGCGCGCAGGTCACAGTGACGGCAGCCCCGAGATCGGATAGCGTTTTCCGGGACTGGACCGTGAACGGGGCGGTGGTGGCGACAACGCCGTCGTACATCTTCACCGTCACAACGGACCAGATACTGACCGCCAACTTCACACCGAAGTAG
- a CDS encoding ROK family transcriptional regulator, whose protein sequence is MSDSFEGLVRRAGANQYDLGSFNEAVIIETIRLAGIISRTEISRRTGLTQQSVSRILRILLQQGLLVEEAQERAERLGKPRTPVRLRSNAAHAVGIHVDPELLTVAVVDLDGKIVRRETVDLAEDLEAGQLVDLTAATVTAALSISQVDLDSMLGVGVAVPGPIDADGSLLALPLQPAWRGLKIRQLLQERLNHPVLVEKDGTAAAIGERWIGRSARARDFAYLYLGTGVGSGLFLNGAIYRGGTSNAGEFGQVAALRVGEWDGENGPRLVRECNPTASLPVIAAEYGYVETDPAATDEATRYKAVCHAAAAGNEAAVKAVRQVARVIGQGAVGLVDLLDIDLLVLGGPAFGKEISEIFLAEIGRAVNAHPLARETRQVGVEESMLQKDAAAVGAASTIFHDAFTPRVSGSSQARRLPK, encoded by the coding sequence ATGAGCGATTCCTTCGAAGGGCTGGTGCGGCGCGCGGGCGCGAACCAGTACGACCTGGGCTCGTTCAACGAGGCCGTGATCATCGAGACGATCCGGCTGGCCGGCATCATCAGCCGGACCGAGATCTCCCGCCGTACCGGTCTCACCCAGCAGTCGGTGTCGCGGATCCTGCGCATCCTGCTCCAGCAGGGCCTGCTGGTGGAGGAGGCGCAGGAGCGCGCGGAACGGCTCGGCAAGCCGCGTACGCCGGTGCGGCTGCGCTCGAACGCTGCGCACGCGGTCGGGATCCACGTCGATCCCGAACTGCTCACCGTCGCGGTCGTCGACCTGGACGGGAAGATCGTCCGCCGGGAGACCGTCGACCTGGCGGAGGATCTGGAGGCCGGGCAGCTGGTGGATCTGACCGCGGCGACGGTGACCGCGGCGTTGAGCATCAGCCAGGTGGACCTGGACTCGATGCTCGGCGTCGGTGTCGCGGTCCCGGGGCCGATCGACGCGGACGGGTCGCTGCTGGCGCTTCCGTTGCAGCCGGCCTGGCGCGGGCTGAAGATCCGGCAGTTGCTGCAGGAGCGCTTGAACCACCCGGTGCTGGTGGAGAAGGACGGTACGGCGGCGGCGATCGGCGAGCGCTGGATCGGAAGGTCGGCGCGGGCGCGGGACTTCGCGTACCTGTACCTCGGCACCGGCGTCGGGAGCGGGCTGTTCCTGAACGGGGCGATCTATCGCGGCGGTACGTCGAACGCGGGGGAGTTCGGGCAGGTCGCGGCGTTGCGGGTGGGGGAGTGGGACGGCGAGAACGGGCCGCGGCTGGTCCGCGAATGCAACCCGACGGCGTCGCTTCCGGTGATCGCGGCGGAGTACGGGTACGTCGAGACGGATCCGGCCGCGACCGACGAGGCCACGCGGTACAAGGCGGTCTGTCACGCGGCTGCCGCCGGCAACGAGGCGGCGGTCAAGGCGGTGCGGCAGGTGGCGCGGGTGATCGGGCAGGGTGCCGTCGGGCTCGTCGACCTGCTGGACATCGATCTGCTGGTGCTCGGCGGGCCGGCGTTCGGGAAGGAGATCTCGGAGATCTTCCTGGCCGAGATCGGGCGGGCGGTGAACGCGCATCCGCTGGCGCGGGAGACCCGTCAGGTCGGGGTCGAGGAGTCGATGCTGCAGAAGGACGCGGCCGCGGTCGGGGCGGCGTCGACGATCTTCCACGACGCGTTCACCCCTCGGGTGTCGGGATCGAGTCAGGCACGGAGGCTGCCCAAGTGA
- a CDS encoding enolase C-terminal domain-like protein: MPSNFDQPWPVRDDLRIREVKAIVTAPQGIPLVVVKIETTEPGLYGLGCATFTQRWKAVQTFVDEHLARLLVGRYPGDIGDLTRLASYSGYWRGGPVTNNSISGIDQALWDIAGKRAGMPVYELLGGKVRAAADTYIHASGQTIEDTLDHAQKLIAQGWRHIRLQMSTPGGGGYGAPRVPTLYPDSPYHNGWSARDYLRTTPELFAEARHALPDNIELLHDVHSRLTPKEAVLLARSLEPYRLFFLEDVLAPELWDRLPEVRAASPVPLAVGELTTSFGDAVRLIRDGGVDFIRSHVSDIGGLTPARKLADLAEISGVRTAWHGPGDTSPVGAAANVALDVTSVAFGIQEGHIYDEAVHEVFPGTLRIEDGWLRPNDAPGWGIDVDLEAAARYPAELSGHDEWAAGVRRIDGALEAP; the protein is encoded by the coding sequence ATGCCCTCGAACTTCGACCAGCCGTGGCCGGTCCGCGACGACCTCCGGATCCGTGAGGTGAAGGCGATCGTCACGGCGCCGCAAGGTATCCCGCTGGTGGTCGTGAAGATCGAAACCACCGAGCCGGGCCTGTACGGGCTGGGCTGTGCCACGTTCACGCAGCGCTGGAAGGCGGTGCAGACGTTCGTCGACGAGCACCTCGCGCGGCTGCTCGTCGGCCGCTACCCGGGCGACATCGGCGACCTCACGCGACTCGCGTCGTACTCCGGCTACTGGCGTGGCGGACCCGTCACCAACAACTCGATCTCCGGGATCGACCAGGCGCTCTGGGACATCGCCGGCAAGCGCGCCGGGATGCCGGTGTACGAACTGCTCGGCGGCAAGGTGCGCGCGGCCGCGGACACCTACATCCACGCCAGCGGTCAGACGATCGAGGACACCCTCGACCACGCCCAGAAGCTGATCGCGCAGGGCTGGCGGCACATCCGGCTGCAGATGTCCACGCCGGGCGGCGGCGGGTACGGCGCTCCGCGGGTGCCGACGCTCTACCCGGATTCGCCGTACCACAACGGCTGGTCGGCGCGGGACTACCTGCGGACGACGCCGGAGCTGTTCGCCGAGGCCCGGCACGCGCTGCCGGACAACATCGAGCTGCTGCACGACGTCCACTCGCGGCTGACGCCGAAGGAAGCGGTGCTGCTGGCGCGTTCGCTCGAGCCGTACCGGTTGTTCTTCCTCGAGGACGTGCTGGCGCCGGAGCTGTGGGACCGGCTGCCCGAGGTGCGCGCCGCCTCGCCGGTTCCGCTGGCCGTCGGCGAGCTGACGACGTCGTTCGGTGACGCGGTCCGGCTGATCCGGGACGGCGGTGTCGACTTCATTCGATCGCATGTCTCGGACATCGGCGGTCTGACCCCGGCTCGCAAGCTGGCCGATCTGGCCGAGATCTCGGGCGTACGGACGGCCTGGCACGGGCCTGGGGACACCTCGCCGGTCGGAGCCGCGGCAAACGTCGCGCTCGACGTCACTTCTGTTGCCTTCGGCATCCAGGAGGGCCACATCTACGACGAGGCGGTGCACGAGGTGTTCCCCGGCACGCTGCGGATCGAGGACGGCTGGCTGCGGCCGAACGACGCGCCCGGCTGGGGTATCGACGTCGACCTGGAGGCAGCGGCCCGGTACCCGGCCGAGCTGTCCGGTCACGACGAGTGGGCGGCCGGCGTACGGCGGATCGACGGAGCCCTGGAAGCACCGTAA
- a CDS encoding alpha/beta fold hydrolase: MVPVEVIESGAGVPVVFVHGDVFDAAAAWQAQQSLADGHRLRLVNRRGFGQSTAVDGEDFAVDAADIAEVLGDGAHLVGHSYGGVVSLLAASIRPEAVFSLTVIEPPAFGLVRDQPPVAAFIDAVKELIATDPTPDEFLPKFIRIVGGDPGRLPSPLPPALVQAARVQLRGRWPWEAEIPLDLLAATVFPKLVVSGNHSRIFDAVCDVLEQRLPAARAVVPGAGHSVPLVGAAFNQHLTALWTRAESAPANQSKQ, translated from the coding sequence ATGGTGCCTGTCGAGGTGATCGAGAGCGGCGCCGGCGTACCAGTGGTGTTCGTACACGGCGATGTGTTCGATGCCGCCGCGGCCTGGCAGGCGCAGCAATCTCTGGCCGATGGACACCGGCTGCGGCTTGTCAACCGCCGAGGATTCGGGCAGAGCACCGCGGTGGACGGGGAGGACTTCGCGGTCGACGCAGCCGATATCGCTGAGGTACTCGGCGACGGAGCCCACCTCGTTGGGCACTCCTACGGCGGCGTGGTCTCGTTGCTGGCGGCATCAATACGACCGGAAGCGGTGTTCTCGCTGACCGTGATCGAGCCTCCCGCGTTCGGCCTGGTCCGCGACCAACCGCCCGTGGCAGCGTTCATCGACGCGGTCAAGGAGCTCATCGCGACCGATCCGACCCCGGACGAGTTCCTGCCGAAGTTCATCCGCATCGTGGGCGGCGATCCCGGTCGGCTGCCTTCGCCGCTGCCGCCCGCCCTCGTACAGGCGGCTCGGGTACAACTGCGGGGCCGATGGCCGTGGGAGGCGGAGATCCCGCTCGACCTCCTCGCGGCGACGGTGTTCCCCAAGCTGGTGGTGTCCGGGAACCACAGCCGGATCTTCGACGCTGTCTGCGATGTGCTGGAGCAGCGACTACCCGCAGCCCGAGCCGTCGTCCCAGGCGCGGGACACTCCGTCCCGTTGGTGGGCGCAGCCTTCAACCAGCACCTCACCGCCTTGTGGACCCGAGCCGAATCGGCACCAGCCAACCAGAGCAAGCAATGA
- a CDS encoding Gfo/Idh/MocA family protein → MADIQQQVAIVGCGIIGRTHAKAIAERPDAIVTALVDGDAAAREALRAQLVELGQPEPKVYDDLPAALSGSDVSLVAICTPSGTHAALAEQALEQKKHVVIEKPLDVDLVRARRLGAAADRAGNHGVVSSVISQHRFDAGSAVVKQAIDAGRFGQLTSSVATVAWWRSDEYYASAGWRGTWAQDGGGALMNQGVHTVDLMLWFMGRPVTIQAQALRAAHHAIEVEDTVVATLTFENGAVGTLHATTAAYPGGRTRVAVHGTEGGAEIEDDRLSRLNLDGVQEDQPVDAGDPGGHGAQYDDILTAIADGNAPAITVQDAIDALATVRAVYIASTLQRPVKFIDVLEGRYDDVDVSRGVGLPPS, encoded by the coding sequence ATGGCTGACATACAACAGCAGGTCGCGATCGTCGGGTGCGGCATCATCGGCCGCACCCACGCCAAGGCCATCGCGGAACGGCCGGACGCGATCGTGACCGCCCTGGTGGACGGCGACGCCGCGGCCCGGGAGGCACTCCGTGCGCAACTGGTCGAGCTCGGCCAGCCGGAGCCGAAGGTGTACGACGACCTGCCCGCGGCGCTGAGTGGGTCGGACGTGTCCCTCGTCGCGATCTGCACCCCGAGCGGTACGCACGCGGCGCTGGCCGAGCAGGCGCTGGAGCAGAAGAAGCACGTGGTGATCGAGAAGCCGCTGGACGTGGACCTGGTCCGCGCCCGCCGGCTCGGCGCCGCGGCCGACCGGGCCGGGAACCACGGCGTGGTGTCGTCGGTGATCAGCCAGCACCGGTTCGACGCCGGCAGCGCGGTGGTCAAGCAGGCGATCGACGCCGGGCGGTTCGGGCAGTTGACGTCGTCCGTCGCCACGGTCGCCTGGTGGCGCAGCGACGAGTACTACGCGTCCGCGGGCTGGCGTGGTACGTGGGCACAGGACGGGGGCGGCGCGCTGATGAACCAGGGCGTGCACACCGTCGACCTGATGCTGTGGTTCATGGGCCGCCCGGTCACGATCCAGGCGCAGGCGCTGCGGGCGGCGCACCACGCGATCGAGGTCGAGGACACGGTGGTCGCGACGCTCACCTTCGAGAACGGCGCGGTCGGCACCCTGCACGCGACGACGGCGGCGTACCCCGGCGGGCGTACGCGCGTCGCGGTCCACGGCACCGAGGGCGGCGCCGAGATCGAGGACGACCGCCTCAGCCGCCTCAATCTGGACGGGGTGCAGGAGGATCAGCCTGTCGACGCGGGCGACCCGGGCGGCCACGGAGCGCAGTACGACGACATCCTGACCGCGATCGCCGACGGGAACGCACCGGCGATCACGGTGCAGGACGCCATCGATGCGCTGGCGACGGTGCGGGCCGTCTACATCGCCTCCACCCTGCAGCGCCCGGTGAAGTTCATCGACGTACTGGAGGGCCGCTACGACGACGTCGACGTCTCCCGCGGCGTCGGCCTACCCCCGAGCTAA
- a CDS encoding GNAT family N-acetyltransferase, translated as MIDPRPLTPEVELRIATLDDAPALADAQTRSREHLRRWEPARTEEWFTAAGQTERMNYQLERYKNGQVVPWVLASGDRIVGAITLSDLVPGPFRSASLGYCVSVDSIGRGLATRAVEAVAEIADTELKLHRIEASTLTGNVASQRVLERTGFQQIGMAPTYLHIDGHWQDCNLYQRILNNRDPGT; from the coding sequence GTGATCGATCCCCGCCCGCTCACGCCGGAGGTCGAGCTCCGGATCGCGACCCTCGACGACGCTCCCGCCCTGGCCGACGCACAGACCCGGAGCCGGGAGCATCTCCGGCGCTGGGAGCCGGCGCGTACGGAGGAGTGGTTCACCGCGGCGGGTCAGACCGAGCGGATGAACTACCAGCTCGAGCGGTACAAGAACGGCCAGGTGGTGCCGTGGGTGCTCGCGTCGGGGGACCGGATCGTCGGCGCGATCACGCTGAGCGATCTGGTTCCGGGCCCGTTCCGCAGCGCAAGCCTCGGCTACTGTGTGTCCGTCGATTCGATCGGCCGCGGCCTCGCCACCCGCGCGGTGGAGGCAGTCGCCGAGATCGCCGATACCGAGTTGAAGCTTCACCGCATCGAGGCCAGCACTCTCACCGGCAACGTCGCGTCGCAGCGCGTGCTGGAGCGCACGGGGTTCCAGCAGATCGGGATGGCGCCGACGTACCTGCACATCGACGGCCACTGGCAGGACTGCAACCTCTACCAGCGCATCCTCAACAACCGCGACCCCGGCACCTGA
- a CDS encoding NAD-dependent epimerase/dehydratase family protein, whose translation MSELNGRRVLVTGAAGRIGLVTVEHLNALGAKVTALSNVPHPDLKADRVLIGDTRSEADVARALEGAEYVVHLAALPHPSAGTPYDVYSINVVSTFNVLAQAGASGIGRAVIASSINATGVPFNPHEIRPAYFPWDEKAPSDVGDWYSLSKQNDENTARMAWRRWGIDVVAFRFPHVNSADALERMAGHVKENPVSGLREAWTYLDTRDAAYVVELGLTAPLSGAHTFFVAAGTSSAPYATEDLLDAYAPDVPRLRRFVGREVPMDLTAVRTMLGFQARHELDLPTLPLPLPLSLEL comes from the coding sequence GTGAGTGAACTGAACGGCCGGCGGGTGCTGGTCACGGGGGCAGCCGGCCGGATCGGGCTGGTCACGGTCGAGCACCTGAACGCCCTGGGTGCGAAGGTGACCGCCCTGTCGAACGTGCCGCATCCGGACCTGAAGGCGGACCGGGTGCTGATCGGCGACACCCGGTCCGAGGCGGATGTGGCGCGGGCCCTGGAGGGTGCGGAGTACGTCGTCCACCTGGCCGCGCTGCCGCACCCGTCGGCCGGCACGCCGTACGACGTCTACTCGATCAACGTGGTGTCGACGTTCAACGTGCTCGCGCAGGCGGGTGCGTCGGGGATCGGCCGGGCGGTGATCGCGAGCAGCATCAACGCCACCGGCGTGCCGTTCAACCCGCACGAGATCCGGCCGGCGTACTTCCCGTGGGACGAGAAGGCGCCGAGCGACGTCGGCGACTGGTACTCGCTGTCGAAGCAGAACGACGAGAACACCGCGCGGATGGCGTGGCGGCGGTGGGGGATCGACGTGGTCGCCTTCCGGTTCCCGCACGTGAACTCGGCCGACGCCCTCGAGCGGATGGCCGGGCACGTCAAGGAGAATCCGGTCAGCGGCCTGCGGGAGGCGTGGACGTACCTCGACACCCGCGACGCGGCGTACGTCGTCGAGCTCGGACTGACCGCGCCGCTGTCCGGGGCGCACACGTTCTTCGTTGCCGCCGGCACCAGTAGTGCGCCGTACGCGACCGAGGACCTGCTGGACGCGTACGCCCCCGACGTACCGCGGCTGCGGCGGTTCGTCGGGCGTGAGGTGCCGATGGACCTGACCGCAGTACGCACGATGCTGGGCTTCCAGGCCCGGCACGAACTGGACCTACCGACTTTGCCCCTTCCCCTCCCCCTTTCCCTGGAGCTTTGA
- a CDS encoding carbohydrate ABC transporter permease → MNGDTSWERGIISTADRQRGAVRYGLPVIQVLIFIAVAVAGVGPLLWLLKSGVSTSQDILSGPMQLWPSGIQLKNIPDAWNRVQVGAYLGNTAFIAIGSMVSTLFVCTTGAFVLSVLRPKWGPVVTGAVLATLFLPGVISLVPLYMTVLDMPLLHVSLQNTFWAVWLPQAAGAFNILVMKRYFDSIPRELIEAARIDGASNLRLFTALILPLSKPIVGVVALLTVIGSWKDYLWPLLVLPDPRLQPISVALPRVQKTTEISLQMSALFLAVLIPVVLFLLFQKQFLRGVGMSGGIKE, encoded by the coding sequence ATGAACGGTGACACTTCTTGGGAACGCGGAATCATCTCGACCGCCGACCGGCAGCGCGGTGCGGTCCGGTACGGGCTGCCGGTGATCCAGGTACTGATCTTCATCGCTGTCGCGGTCGCCGGCGTCGGTCCGCTGCTCTGGCTGCTGAAGTCCGGCGTCTCGACCAGCCAGGACATCCTCAGCGGCCCGATGCAGCTGTGGCCGTCGGGGATCCAGCTGAAGAACATCCCGGACGCCTGGAACCGGGTGCAGGTCGGCGCGTACCTCGGCAACACCGCGTTCATCGCCATCGGCTCGATGGTCTCGACGCTGTTCGTCTGTACGACGGGTGCGTTCGTGCTGAGCGTCCTGCGCCCGAAGTGGGGCCCGGTCGTCACCGGCGCGGTCCTCGCGACGCTGTTCCTGCCCGGCGTGATCTCGCTGGTACCGCTGTACATGACCGTGCTGGACATGCCGCTGCTGCACGTCAGCCTGCAGAACACGTTCTGGGCCGTCTGGCTGCCGCAGGCCGCGGGCGCGTTCAACATCCTGGTGATGAAGCGGTACTTCGACTCGATCCCGCGGGAGCTGATCGAGGCGGCCCGGATCGACGGGGCGAGCAACCTGCGGCTGTTCACGGCGCTGATCCTGCCGCTGTCGAAGCCGATCGTCGGGGTCGTCGCGCTGCTGACCGTGATCGGTTCGTGGAAGGATTACCTCTGGCCGCTGCTGGTGCTGCCGGATCCGCGCCTGCAGCCGATCTCGGTCGCGCTGCCGCGGGTGCAGAAGACCACAGAGATCTCGCTGCAGATGAGCGCACTGTTCCTCGCGGTTCTGATACCTGTGGTGCTGTTCTTGTTGTTCCAGAAGCAGTTCCTGCGCGGCGTCGGAATGTCCGGAGGCATCAAAGAGTGA